One Gymnogyps californianus isolate 813 chromosome 11, ASM1813914v2, whole genome shotgun sequence genomic window carries:
- the RAB11A gene encoding ras-related protein Rab-11A: protein MGTRDDEYDYLFKVVLIGDSGVGKSNLLSRFTRNEFNLESKSTIGVEFATRSIQVDGKTIKAQIWDTAGQERYRAITSAYYRGAVGALLVYDIAKHLTYENVERWLKELRDHADSNIVIMLVGNKSDLRHLRAVPTDEARAFAEKNGLSFIETSALDSTNVEAAFQTILTEIYRIVSQKQMSDRRENDMSPSNNVVPIHVPPTTENKPKMQCCQNI, encoded by the exons ATGGGCACCCGCGACGACGAGTACGACTATCTCTTCAAAG TTGTTCTTATTGGAGACTCTGGAGTAGGCAAGAGTAACCTTCTGTCTCGATTTACTCGCAATGAGTTTAacttggaaagcaaaagcaccATTGGAGTAGAGTTTGCAACAAGAAGCATTCAAGTTGATGGGAAGACAATAAAGGCTCAGATATGGgacacagcagggcaggagcgATACCGAGCTATAACATCAGC GTACTATCGCGGAGCTGTAGGGGCATTATTGGTGTATGACATTGCTAAGCACCTTACTTACGAGAATGTAGAGCGATGGTTGAAAGAGCTGAGAGACCATGCCGACAGCAATATTGTAATCATGCTTGTGGGAAACAAGAGTGACTTGCGCCACCTGAGAGCAGTCCCTACAGATGAGGCCAGAGCTTTTGCAG agaAGAATGGTTTGTCATTTATCGAGACGTCTGCTTTAGACTCTACAAATGTGGAAGCAGCTTTCCAGACTATTCTGACAG AGATCTATCGTATTGTTTCCCAGAAGCAAATGTCCGACAGACGTGAAAACGATATGTCTCCAAGCAACAACGTGGTTCCCATTCACGTCCCTCCAaccactgaaaacaaaccaaagatGCAGTGCTGTCAGAACATATAG